A stretch of DNA from Brevibacillus ruminantium:
ATGGCCAAAAAGGGGAGATACCACAGGAACGTTGCCAGAAAGGCTCCCAGTATCGGGCTCAGCACTTTGCCAAAGGTATTGGCTGTCTCGATCACGCCAAGTCCGCTGCTGACCTCCTCCTCCCTGTAAAACATGTCTCCAATCAGTGGCAGGACGATCGGAGCAGAACCGGCAGCACCTGCGCCCTGCAGCATCCTTCCCAGCAAAATCAACCAGTAGGAATCCTGAAACATCATGGCAGACACTCCAGAGATCAATCCTCCCAGGGCGGTAATGATCAGACTGGGGACAATGACCTTTTTCCTTCCGAACTGGTCGGAGAGGTAGCCGGCAAGCGGGATAAGCACAATTGCTACGGCGGAGTAAACCGTAATGATCATGCTGATTTGAAAGGAAGAGACGCCCAGTTTTGTTTGCAGGGTAGGCAAGATCGGGATCAGCATCGAATTGCCCAGGGTCATGATCAGGGGAATGGATGCGACAGAGATGAGATCCAATGTTTTGTCAGACTGCACCAGGCTTCCCTCCGAGGGTTATCTTTGCATCGATCATATTGTGGGTTGTTCTGTTCTTTTTATACACAACCAAAAGGATCGCTATACTTGGCAAAAAAAAGCCTCGCCCGGCCGCTTGCGCCAAGCGAGATTTTTATCAGCGCAAAGACAGGACGAGAGAGGAAGAGGTTTTTACAGATCGTAGTACAGCTCGTATTCCTTCGGATTGACAGTGCGTTCCACCTGTTGAATCTCACTGCGCTTCCGCTCGATCCAGGCATCGATTACTTCGCGGATAAAGACATCGCCCTCCAGCAGGAAGTCACTGTCGTTCTCCAAAGCGGTCAATGCTTCCGAAAGCGAGCCCGGTGCGCTCTTGATGTCTGTTTTTTCTGCAGGGGAGAGGTCGTAAATGTTTTTGTCAAGCGGACCGTAGCCCAGCTCACGCGGGTCCAGCTTGCGTTTGATTCCATCCAGTCCGGCCATCAGCATGGCGGCGAAAGCGAGATACGGATTGGCTGTGGAGTCAGGCGTGCGGAATTCAATCCGGGAGGCCTTCGGAGTCACAGCCGCTACCGGAATCCGCACGGCTGCCGAACGATTTCCTTTGGAGAAGACCAGATTTACCGGTGCTTCATAGCCCGGCACCAGGCGCTTGAAGGAATTGGTGCTGGGATTGGTCAGCGCGATCAGCGCAGGCGCATGGTACAGGATACCGCCAATGTAGTGGAGAGCCATTTCACTTAAGTTGGCATAGCCGCCTTTTTCATAGAACAGCGGGGTATCGCCTTGAAAGAGGCTTTGATGGACATGCATACCGCTGCCGTTGTCGCCGACGATTGGCTTCGGCATGAAGGTGGCTGTTTTCCCATGCTTGGCCGCTACATTCCGCACAATGTATTTGAACAAAAGCAGGTTGTCAGCGGTCCGCGTCAGTGTGTCAAAACGGAAGTTGATCTCTCCCTGACCGGCAGTGGCTACCTCATGGTGATGACGCTCCACTTTGAGCCCGGCCTGTGTGAGCAAGGAGCACATTTCGTTTCGGATGTCTGCCTGAGAGTCCGTTGGTTGAACGGGAAAATATCCGCCCTTGTTAGCCACTTTATAACCGAGATTTTTCCCTTCCTTGCCGG
This window harbors:
- the glnA gene encoding type I glutamate--ammonia ligase, with product MDLKSVLSLVEVENVEYVDFRIVDLLGRQHHVTIPAYAVDEDTFTNGVAFDGSSLIGYKGIEESDMVALPDPSSAFLDPFVEAKTLNIVCNIYNPDGTPYARDPRGIALKAEAYLEQLGIATSAYFGPESEFFLFDHVRYASGPTGSFFHIDSEEAYWNTGKEGKNLGYKVANKGGYFPVQPTDSQADIRNEMCSLLTQAGLKVERHHHEVATAGQGEINFRFDTLTRTADNLLLFKYIVRNVAAKHGKTATFMPKPIVGDNGSGMHVHQSLFQGDTPLFYEKGGYANLSEMALHYIGGILYHAPALIALTNPSTNSFKRLVPGYEAPVNLVFSKGNRSAAVRIPVAAVTPKASRIEFRTPDSTANPYLAFAAMLMAGLDGIKRKLDPRELGYGPLDKNIYDLSPAEKTDIKSAPGSLSEALTALENDSDFLLEGDVFIREVIDAWIERKRSEIQQVERTVNPKEYELYYDL